The genomic stretch CTCTCACGATTTCCATTTGGTAAGTCTTTCCTTAAAGGAAACTACGAACTTTCCTCCATTTTTGGAAGCTGCACATAGACTCCCATTCCCTTTAAAGGAATTAGAAGGCGAGATCAAGATGCAATGCAGAGCAATCGTCAAAGCAACCGGACTCAAAAACTGTCCCTTCGTCGCAGAATTCCGTTTAGACAAAAATGGAGAGCCAGTATTAATCGAAGCTGCCCCCGAAGTAGGTGGAGAATATTTAGCGGATGTATTAATCCCAGGCTATTCCGGTTACGACTACTTTACTAATCTAGTCCAGCTTCTAATCGGAGAAGGAATTGAACCTCCTCCAAGTAGTTTAGAAATTTCTAAAAAACTAAAGTCTCAGGTTCGGTTCGATGTCCCTCCTAGAGGCATTTCCGTATTAAAACATTGGGAAAATTTTCCGGCTTATTCTTCCGAGACTCTTTTATTCCAACAGAATCTGAAAGACTTGGGCTCTAAGTTAGATACTTCTCTGGGAAATGAAACAAGAACGAGAGTTCTATGTATCAAAACCAAATCTTCCGGCTCGGAAGAAGAATGGAACGGTTCGGTCCGAAACAGAATGAAGGCTGAATACGATGTCCGCTGAACATCCTTCTAAGCAAGCCTGGGAAACCCACTATACAAGACCTAAATCTAAACTTTCTTATCCGGATGAAAATCTGGTACGAATGCTTTCCAAGATCGATCAGACTTCTTCTTCTCCAACTGCATTGGATTTCGGCTCCGGCTCAGGAAGACATTGCGTATTACTCAAAGATTTCGGTTACCAGGTAAGTGCTTGCGATTATAGCGAGAATTCAGTTCATTCCATCCAAGAATCCTATCCTTGGGCAAAAGCTTCTCTTCTGCAATCGCCTCCCTATCCGTTTGCGGATGAGGAATTTGATCTTGTGGTAAGTTGGGGAGTTCTGCATTATAATTCTCCGGATCTCGCTAAATCCATATTAGCCGAAAAATACAGAATACTTAAAAAAGGCGGCTACCTGGCGACCTCAGTTAGAGCGTTAGGCGACACCCACTTAAAGGCGCAAGAAGGAAAGATAGGAGCTTCGGATCTAAAAGGTGGGGCCACCTGGTTCTATTCCCAAAATGATATTCAAGATTTATTAAGTAATTTCTCTTCCTTCGAGATGGGCTATACGGAAAGAACTCCCTTAGGAAAATTAGAGGAGAGGATTTGCCATTGGATCTTTCTCGCTCGGAAATAATCTATAAGGAATGTCCTTTAGACGGAAATTGTGATTGGACTCCCTTATACGAATCCACTCATGCAGATTTCAAACTTCCCATCCAACTCTGCAAGACCTGCGGACTCCAAGCGCAATTTCCTAGGCCGGAACCTGAGTCCTTATACACCGAAGAATATTACACAGGCAAAGAAGGATTCACGTATAGGGATGAAAGAGAGACTGAAAAATTCGATCGCTATGTCTGGTTCGCAAGACTAAAGAATATTTCTAAATTTAGATCCTCAGGAAATTTTTTGGATATAGGCTGTTCCTTCGGAGGCTTCTTGCAGGCCGCTAAGGAAATGGGGTTTGTTCCATTCGGCGTGGAGATCTCTCCTTATTCTGCAAAGATCGCGAAGGAAAGAGGATTTACTGTTTGGCAGGGCCAGTTCTTGGACGCGGATCTTCCTGAGAATTTTTTCGATGTCATCACTCTCATCGAAGTCATAGAGCATCTAGAAAATCCAAAACTGGTCTTTGACAAGCTCTCTCGCATATTAAGACCAGGAGGACTCCTTCTGATTCAAACCGCGAATTTTGAAGGCTGGCAGGCAATCGAAGCCGGAAGTAAATATCACTACTATTTGCCGGGCCATGTGTATTATTATTCCGAGAAAAACCTTCGGAAAATTCTTGCCAATCGAAGCTTTGGAAGACAGATTACCTACCTCGGAGTGGACTTCCCTCTTTCTGCGAAACTACTTAAGTCTCGAGGAAGTTTCGTTAGTTGGAAGGATTACTGGAAGTGGTTTAGGATCGCCTTATACCACTGGAAAAGTAAGATTTCAAAGAAGGGTCGCCCTCTCACTTCTTCTATGGTGCATTACGCGATCAAGAAATGAATTCACATCCGAATACTAAGTATAGTAGATTCTTCGATTATATTCCGGACGCAGGCATTTTGCGGAAGCTGAATTTCACGATCAGAGTGCTTGCCGCTTCTGCATATCGTTTCATCAAGGACGAATGTTTGATCAAGGCCTCGGGTATCTCTTATACTACCATTGTCTCCCTAATTCCGATGCTCGTCGTGGCGCTTTCTCTTCTTACAATCACTTCCGGCTTAGACAATCGTAAGGAAGAAATATTCGATAAAATTAATGCGTTTTTTCTCACAAGCAATATCAATTTGGATATCAACCCTTATCTAGACACTCTGGGAGAATTGATAGATGCGGCAAGACAGATTGGTGCGATCGGTTTCGTTCTGCTCGTCTTCTCTGCGACTACAGTCTTAAGATCCTTGGAGAATTCTTTCAATTCTATCTGGAGAATAGAGGAGAAGAGATCTCTTATCCAAGAATTCGTATTTTACTTTTTCGTTTTGTCCATCGTCCCTCTTCTTCTTGTGATCGGAGATAACTTGGCCCAAAAGGTCACCGATATTTTTCGTCCCTCTCATTATCTGAGCATGGATAAGGATCCGGAGAATCGCGTCTGGATCTCGGGAGAGAATGGCACTCTATTTCGTCTCGATTCTAACTTGAAGAAAGACTACTTCATAGACGAAACGGATGTAGATTTGAAGAATATACGTTGCGTGGATTCTTTCGGAGTCCGTATGGATTTCTGTGAGAAGCCTGATCTTTCTCGCGAAAATTTCGTTCGGGTTTCCGTTCGAGGTGGAAAAGTGTATGCCCTCTCCGCAAAGGGACTTCTTCTTTCCAAGCCGGTGGACGGTTCCGTCTGGAGTGCAATCTATTTCGATAATTCTAGCTTTAAGGATTTTGAATATATTACCGACGGAAATTTTTATCTTATTTTTTCCAACGGCGAAGTATTGCATTTCTTTACTCAAGGTAGAAGTTATAAGCCCGTATTCCCGAATGTTCTTAGAATGAGAGCGAATCGAGTCTATTTTCCAGAATCTTATCTAGGTTATATAGTGGATGAGGATGGAAATGTTTGGAAGAGTGAGGACGGCGGATATGCTTGGTCTGCGACTAAGATTACCGGACAAGGTCTGAAGGATATTCATAGGATCCGTTTCGGAGAACTTTTAGTAGCTGGAGAAAGAGGCTCTATCTTTAAAACGGAAGATGGCGGGTATTCTTGGAAAAATCTAAGCCACAAACGTTACACGTTCAGTAAGGTATGGACCGTAGCAAATGAGGAATCTGCTGACATCTTTCTATTAGATGCTCTCGGAAACATATTGGTCTCTATAGATGGAGGAGAACATTGGAATACTTTCTATGTTCCTGCCAAGGGAAAGGTGTTCGCGTCCGTTCTCTTAGACAGAAGTGAGAACGGAAGATTCAGACTTCTGAATATAGGAGAATACCAAAAAATCAGCCTTTCCGAATACAAGGATGTAAAGTATGAGACGATCACTCTGCAAGGAGGAGAATCTGTATTCTCTGCTTATAATATTCTAAAGTTCTCATTTCCTTTAGCGGGGATCTGGTTCTTCTTCTTGGCATTATTCACTCTGATCCCGAATACTCGAGTTCCTATCCGCGCCTCCGCCTGGGGATCCGGATTTACAAGCGTG from Leptospira semungkisensis encodes the following:
- a CDS encoding class I SAM-dependent methyltransferase codes for the protein MSAEHPSKQAWETHYTRPKSKLSYPDENLVRMLSKIDQTSSSPTALDFGSGSGRHCVLLKDFGYQVSACDYSENSVHSIQESYPWAKASLLQSPPYPFADEEFDLVVSWGVLHYNSPDLAKSILAEKYRILKKGGYLATSVRALGDTHLKAQEGKIGASDLKGGATWFYSQNDIQDLLSNFSSFEMGYTERTPLGKLEERICHWIFLARK
- a CDS encoding class I SAM-dependent methyltransferase, with product MDLSRSEIIYKECPLDGNCDWTPLYESTHADFKLPIQLCKTCGLQAQFPRPEPESLYTEEYYTGKEGFTYRDERETEKFDRYVWFARLKNISKFRSSGNFLDIGCSFGGFLQAAKEMGFVPFGVEISPYSAKIAKERGFTVWQGQFLDADLPENFFDVITLIEVIEHLENPKLVFDKLSRILRPGGLLLIQTANFEGWQAIEAGSKYHYYLPGHVYYYSEKNLRKILANRSFGRQITYLGVDFPLSAKLLKSRGSFVSWKDYWKWFRIALYHWKSKISKKGRPLTSSMVHYAIKK
- a CDS encoding YhjD/YihY/BrkB family envelope integrity protein, translated to MNSHPNTKYSRFFDYIPDAGILRKLNFTIRVLAASAYRFIKDECLIKASGISYTTIVSLIPMLVVALSLLTITSGLDNRKEEIFDKINAFFLTSNINLDINPYLDTLGELIDAARQIGAIGFVLLVFSATTVLRSLENSFNSIWRIEEKRSLIQEFVFYFFVLSIVPLLLVIGDNLAQKVTDIFRPSHYLSMDKDPENRVWISGENGTLFRLDSNLKKDYFIDETDVDLKNIRCVDSFGVRMDFCEKPDLSRENFVRVSVRGGKVYALSAKGLLLSKPVDGSVWSAIYFDNSSFKDFEYITDGNFYLIFSNGEVLHFFTQGRSYKPVFPNVLRMRANRVYFPESYLGYIVDEDGNVWKSEDGGYAWSATKITGQGLKDIHRIRFGELLVAGERGSIFKTEDGGYSWKNLSHKRYTFSKVWTVANEESADIFLLDALGNILVSIDGGEHWNTFYVPAKGKVFASVLLDRSENGRFRLLNIGEYQKISLSEYKDVKYETITLQGGESVFSAYNILKFSFPLAGIWFFFLALFTLIPNTRVPIRASAWGSGFTSVIFLAFLYGFKIYITSFSETTMIVYKALASIPIFLIGVYSLSLIVLFGAEVTACVQFPERYYAPFQLIEEHHTSFSYEFRKLIAVLKAVYQVQKENKVPPKNFDLARRSGLHAEEIPRLTKTLTQAGLLVETSEGSTWLPVVSGEDLTLGDFYRKIPEALLKEDPSFQIYPEKVKDKMEKAETSLQKDLDAVHFRDLLD